Proteins encoded by one window of Streptomyces sp. NBC_01477:
- a CDS encoding FAD-dependent monooxygenase encodes MSARRVDIIGGGPGGLYAAGLLKTAQPDWTVTVHERMSGSRDTFGFGVSLTSSTMTNLVAADPASAEAIQGVSHSGHGLLLLDGGEAIDLHGARNLAVSRSSLLEVLARHAEAAGVRIRSGAQVGATELDSDVVIAADGVRSATREKLATELGADIRVGRGMYVWCGSDFALDDAIFSPARTEHGLFVAHAYPYAEDRSTFLIEADEASWRAAGLERSDAATADGESDEHTLRYLERAFAADLAGHPLLGNRSRWSRFHTVHLERWSHGNTVLIGDAAHTAHYTLGSGTKLALEDAIALSAALLAEGDTAAAFTAYEQSRRPAVTRFQHLAARSQRWWESYPLRVDQPLAQLAVGFMTRAGNIDLGRFAVDHPDVVAAALGHYARRSVTAVPADITAWALQQPYDDGRESRTASRIVTGSGLGHDAQRIEVVDVDPWGEAGDRGADLAKAATAAGRVIHLHGADDTASVQGRLDLGERIKLQTAATVLVGIPEHAAADALSGLVSGRCDLIHFTR; translated from the coding sequence ATGAGCGCCCGGCGCGTCGACATCATCGGCGGCGGCCCCGGCGGCCTGTACGCCGCGGGACTGCTCAAGACCGCGCAACCGGACTGGACCGTCACCGTTCACGAGCGCATGTCCGGCAGCCGCGACACCTTCGGCTTCGGTGTCAGCCTCACCAGCTCCACCATGACCAACCTCGTCGCGGCCGACCCCGCGTCCGCCGAGGCGATCCAGGGCGTCAGCCACTCCGGGCACGGGCTGCTCCTGCTCGACGGCGGCGAGGCCATCGACCTGCACGGCGCCCGCAACCTGGCCGTCTCCCGCAGCAGCCTGCTCGAGGTCCTGGCCCGGCACGCCGAGGCGGCAGGCGTGCGCATCCGGTCCGGCGCGCAGGTCGGGGCCACCGAACTCGACTCCGACGTGGTGATCGCCGCCGACGGTGTCCGCTCCGCGACCCGCGAGAAGCTCGCCACCGAGCTGGGCGCCGACATCCGGGTCGGGCGCGGCATGTACGTGTGGTGCGGCTCGGACTTCGCCCTCGACGACGCCATCTTCTCCCCGGCGCGGACCGAGCACGGCCTCTTCGTCGCCCACGCCTACCCCTACGCCGAGGACCGCAGCACCTTCCTCATCGAGGCCGACGAGGCGAGCTGGCGCGCCGCGGGCCTCGAACGCTCCGACGCCGCCACCGCCGACGGCGAGTCCGACGAGCACACCCTGCGCTACCTGGAACGCGCCTTCGCCGCCGACCTGGCCGGGCACCCGCTGCTGGGCAACCGCAGCCGCTGGTCCCGCTTCCACACCGTCCACCTGGAGCGCTGGTCGCACGGCAACACCGTGCTGATCGGCGATGCCGCGCACACCGCCCACTACACCCTCGGGTCGGGTACGAAGCTCGCCCTTGAGGACGCCATCGCGCTGAGCGCCGCACTGCTCGCCGAGGGCGACACCGCCGCGGCCTTCACCGCGTACGAACAGTCGCGGCGCCCCGCCGTGACCCGCTTCCAGCACCTCGCCGCCCGCAGCCAGCGCTGGTGGGAGTCCTACCCGCTGCGGGTCGACCAGCCGCTGGCCCAGCTGGCGGTCGGGTTCATGACCCGCGCGGGGAACATCGACCTCGGCCGCTTCGCCGTCGACCACCCCGACGTCGTGGCCGCCGCACTGGGACATTACGCGCGCCGGAGCGTGACCGCGGTTCCGGCCGACATCACCGCCTGGGCGCTCCAGCAGCCCTACGACGACGGCCGGGAAAGCCGTACGGCCTCGCGGATCGTCACCGGGTCCGGCCTCGGGCACGACGCCCAGCGCATCGAGGTCGTCGACGTCGACCCCTGGGGCGAGGCGGGCGACCGCGGCGCGGATCTGGCGAAGGCCGCGACCGCCGCCGGGCGCGTCATCCATCTGCACGGCGCCGACGACACCGCGTCGGTGCAGGGCCGGCTGGATCTCGGAGAACGCATCAAATTGCAGACCGCGGCGACCGTTCTGGTCGGCATACCCGAACACGCGGCTGCCGATGCCCTTTCCGGATTGGTGTCCGGGCGCTGCGACCTCATTCATTTCACGCGCTGA
- a CDS encoding TetR/AcrR family transcriptional regulator, translating into MTKPKTRPTVSPTQPAGGRGAAERTTPGRSTSRRSLVTSELLEKATVLFANQGYEATSLQDIADAVGVSRSALYNYVSNKEDLLTALVDSLSQGLADSLAALRQRRDLTPTEKLRELTGTLVRQRAEQPTQFRALDRSEMMLPEDVRARHLAARRGIVAELVAVIEEGMDGGEFKAMDSRVAALSLLGMCNWVAWWFRPGPGHEVEPIVTQISQSALDMLLAPHARRARGNSVAAALDQVRADLTALERLLPRT; encoded by the coding sequence ATGACCAAGCCCAAGACGCGCCCGACCGTCTCCCCCACGCAACCCGCCGGCGGCCGCGGCGCGGCCGAGAGGACCACACCGGGCCGGAGCACATCGCGGCGCTCGCTCGTCACGAGCGAGCTGCTGGAGAAGGCGACCGTCCTGTTCGCCAACCAGGGTTACGAAGCCACCAGCCTCCAGGACATCGCCGACGCGGTCGGCGTCTCCCGCTCCGCGCTCTACAACTACGTGTCGAACAAGGAGGACTTGCTCACCGCGCTGGTCGACAGCCTCAGCCAGGGCCTGGCCGACTCGCTCGCCGCGCTGCGGCAGCGGCGCGACCTCACACCGACCGAGAAGCTCCGGGAGCTCACCGGGACCCTGGTGCGGCAGCGCGCGGAACAGCCCACGCAGTTCAGGGCCCTGGACCGCTCGGAGATGATGCTGCCGGAGGACGTCCGCGCCCGGCACCTCGCCGCCCGCCGCGGCATCGTCGCCGAACTCGTCGCGGTCATCGAGGAGGGCATGGACGGCGGCGAGTTCAAGGCGATGGACAGCCGGGTCGCTGCCCTGAGCCTGCTCGGGATGTGCAACTGGGTCGCCTGGTGGTTCCGGCCGGGCCCCGGCCACGAAGTGGAGCCGATCGTCACCCAGATCAGCCAGTCGGCGCTCGACATGCTGCTCGCCCCGCACGCCCGCAGGGCCCGCGGGAACTCGGTCGCCGCCGCCCTCGACCAGGTGCGCGCCGACCTCACCGCGCTGGAGCGGCTGCTGCCACGGACCTGA
- a CDS encoding ketoacyl-ACP synthase III family protein, producing MRTPDIFIKATGRYLPETVSVEWAVEQGHYPARDAELHELLGVTIAGDTPSPDMALWAAQEAFKRSGQRAEDLDLLLYVNSWHQGPDGWQPQYHLQRQLVGGDVLAVNLQHGCNGMFSALELAAGHLQAGDRPRSALIVAADNFGTPLIDRWTLGPFIAADAGSAVILTTDPGFARLLAVGSVTVPEGELYHRGAEPMFPPGATTGRALDFVSRHDHFREQTQAGNVGSDVLAQVHRRTSEVVLRTLSEAGTALADITRVACMNFSREIVEQRLLEAIGLPMSLSTWESGRRRGHAGPSDQLISFDELVTTGEVGPGDHVLMLGMGPGITISCAVVKVLTPAPWGQ from the coding sequence GTGCGGACGCCCGACATCTTCATCAAGGCGACAGGCAGATACCTCCCCGAGACCGTCAGTGTCGAATGGGCCGTCGAGCAGGGCCACTACCCGGCGCGGGACGCCGAATTGCACGAACTGCTCGGCGTCACGATCGCCGGTGACACCCCGTCCCCCGACATGGCGCTGTGGGCCGCGCAGGAGGCGTTCAAAAGGAGCGGGCAGCGCGCGGAGGATCTGGACCTGCTGCTGTACGTGAATTCCTGGCACCAGGGTCCTGACGGCTGGCAGCCGCAATACCACCTGCAGCGCCAGCTCGTCGGCGGCGACGTGCTCGCGGTCAATCTCCAGCACGGCTGCAACGGCATGTTCAGCGCCCTCGAACTGGCGGCGGGCCATTTACAGGCCGGGGACCGGCCCCGTTCCGCGCTGATCGTCGCGGCGGACAATTTCGGCACGCCGCTCATCGACCGCTGGACACTGGGTCCTTTCATCGCCGCGGACGCCGGCAGTGCCGTGATCCTCACCACCGACCCCGGATTCGCGCGGTTACTGGCGGTGGGATCGGTGACCGTACCCGAGGGGGAGCTCTACCACCGGGGCGCCGAGCCGATGTTCCCGCCGGGTGCGACGACCGGCCGCGCCCTGGACTTCGTTTCCCGCCATGACCACTTCCGTGAGCAGACCCAGGCCGGGAACGTCGGATCCGACGTCCTCGCGCAGGTGCACCGGCGTACGTCCGAGGTCGTTCTGCGGACCCTTTCGGAAGCCGGAACCGCCCTTGCCGACATCACGCGTGTCGCCTGCATGAATTTCTCCCGGGAGATCGTGGAGCAGCGGCTGCTGGAAGCCATCGGGCTCCCGATGTCCCTGTCGACCTGGGAAAGCGGCAGAAGGCGCGGGCACGCGGGACCGAGCGATCAGCTGATCTCGTTCGACGAGCTGGTCACGACCGGGGAAGTGGGTCCTGGCGACCATGTGCTGATGCTCGGAATGGGGCCGGGCATCACGATCTCGTGCGCCGTCGTCAAGGTGCTCACGCCGGCCCCGTGGGGCCAGTGA
- a CDS encoding maleate cis-trans isomerase family protein yields the protein MTPIREASIMSTHRIGLVVPSSNVTVEAEMPRLLARHLSARFSFHSSRMRMHTVSPEQLRAMNAQRERCVLELGDAAPDAILYACLVALMVGGPGEHQRVEAAVTEQLSTGGASAAVVSSAGALVEALRELKARRIALVTPYLRPLAEQVVGYLEAEGFTVADWRALEVADNAEVGCIPGERVMAAARELDLTGVDALIISACVQMPSLDLVQSAEDEFGIPVLSAATAGAFTLLRRLRLPVDLPGAGRLLRRDTVPATV from the coding sequence ATGACACCGATTCGAGAGGCGTCGATCATGTCCACGCACCGCATCGGGCTGGTCGTGCCCAGCTCCAATGTCACGGTCGAGGCGGAGATGCCCCGGCTGCTCGCCCGGCACTTATCGGCGCGGTTCTCGTTCCACTCCAGCCGGATGCGCATGCACACGGTCTCGCCCGAGCAGCTGCGGGCGATGAACGCGCAGCGCGAGCGATGCGTCCTCGAACTGGGTGACGCCGCTCCTGACGCCATCCTCTACGCCTGCCTGGTCGCGCTCATGGTCGGCGGCCCGGGCGAGCACCAGCGCGTCGAGGCGGCGGTCACCGAGCAGTTGAGCACCGGCGGCGCGAGCGCCGCGGTCGTCTCCAGCGCGGGCGCGCTCGTCGAGGCCCTGCGGGAGCTGAAGGCACGGCGGATCGCCCTGGTCACCCCGTATCTGCGCCCGCTGGCCGAGCAGGTGGTCGGCTACCTGGAGGCGGAGGGGTTCACGGTCGCCGACTGGCGCGCGCTCGAAGTCGCCGACAACGCCGAGGTGGGGTGCATCCCGGGCGAGCGGGTCATGGCCGCGGCACGCGAGCTGGACCTGACCGGTGTCGACGCGCTGATCATCTCCGCGTGCGTGCAGATGCCGTCGCTTGACCTCGTCCAGTCCGCCGAGGACGAGTTCGGCATTCCCGTGCTGTCCGCGGCGACCGCGGGCGCGTTCACCCTGCTGCGCCGGCTGCGCCTCCCGGTCGACCTGCCCGGCGCCGGCCGCCTGCTGCGCCGCGACACCGTGCCCGCGACCGTCTGA
- a CDS encoding VOC family protein, translated as MTAPAPATGAQTVPPVHRVKGVDHAAFPTFDPAGTVRFYRDVLRFPVVHSICAAGWGPEKHPDFIHFFFDIGNDDRIAFFYYFGFERPAGPDAKGDVYAGFDADVPQFWVNSRHLAIHVDSEEDLLEYRRRLDESAWPVEMQVMHETIESIYTHDPNGYMIEITRALRPVTPQEDLDAELTIDALIDVVTGEDPSMDKLLARKAELIVERAPAWRPAAGVPAKAVLAEALPAGAVAADRVAPQAVPAGAAPAGAGAAQAPAAEGVARA; from the coding sequence ATGACCGCACCAGCACCGGCCACGGGGGCGCAAACCGTGCCGCCCGTGCACCGCGTCAAGGGCGTCGACCACGCGGCGTTCCCGACGTTCGACCCGGCGGGCACCGTCCGCTTCTACCGCGACGTGCTGAGATTCCCCGTCGTGCACTCGATCTGCGCGGCCGGGTGGGGGCCGGAGAAGCACCCGGACTTCATCCACTTCTTCTTCGACATCGGCAACGACGACCGGATCGCCTTCTTCTACTACTTCGGCTTCGAGCGCCCCGCGGGCCCGGACGCCAAGGGGGACGTCTACGCGGGCTTCGACGCGGACGTCCCGCAGTTCTGGGTCAACTCCCGGCACCTCGCGATCCACGTCGACAGCGAGGAGGACCTGCTCGAATACCGGCGCCGGCTGGACGAGTCGGCGTGGCCGGTCGAGATGCAGGTCATGCACGAGACCATCGAGTCCATCTACACCCATGACCCGAACGGCTACATGATCGAGATCACCCGCGCGCTGCGGCCGGTCACCCCGCAGGAGGACCTCGACGCCGAGCTGACGATCGACGCGCTCATCGACGTCGTCACCGGCGAGGACCCGAGCATGGACAAGCTCCTGGCCCGCAAGGCGGAGCTGATCGTCGAGCGCGCACCGGCCTGGCGGCCGGCCGCCGGGGTGCCCGCGAAAGCGGTTCTTGCGGAGGCCCTACCTGCGGGAGCGGTTGCCGCGGATCGCGTCGCCCCGCAGGCCGTTCCCGCCGGAGCCGCACCTGCGGGAGCCGGCGCCGCGCAGGCCCCCGCCGCGGAGGGGGTGGCCCGGGCATGA
- a CDS encoding AMP-binding protein, whose translation MTGDTCVIIVTAVSYSLRADGVVGYPAEVVEAYRRDGLWGGTSLGGQLRRAAARYADRLALVTAGVRWTYAELDERCDRLAAGLLTRTSLRPGDAVMFSMGNVAETVVAYCGALRAGLVPVCTLPQHREREIGLLAAHTGARGHFVQADHRGHDLTALGVRVAAAGGTLTELIVARGPVPDGAVGFDSLLAAGAGDSARALPAETDIDLLSVAAFQLSGGTTGLPKVAPRLHEEYAYNSRQWADRLGWKPGTVVLYPLPVMHNAGIALAVQPAWFSGATLVLAADANPATILDAIEAERPDVLPLVPPAVAIRLLDEPRSREVDLSCVTDFIVGGQRLAVEVARRLETELGIRCRQMFGMAEGLFTLTPPQAPDAVRLHTVGAPISPADEIRVYGIGSETEVPDGAEGELCARGPYTIRGYYRAAGHNAAAFTADGFYRTGDLARRHIVDGAAYYSIDGRIKDVINRGAEKVHAEEVEELVVAHPDVRNAALVAMPDPVLGERVCAYLVQEPGSTPLTVAALAAHLLAQGLAKYKLPERVEVVGGFPLSNVGKVSKKHLREDITAKLAAEGTAS comes from the coding sequence TTGACCGGCGACACGTGCGTCATTATTGTGACGGCCGTGTCGTATTCGCTGCGGGCAGACGGAGTGGTCGGCTATCCGGCCGAGGTCGTGGAGGCCTACCGCCGCGACGGGCTGTGGGGCGGGACGAGCCTCGGCGGCCAGTTACGCCGGGCCGCCGCCCGGTACGCCGACCGGCTCGCGCTGGTCACGGCCGGCGTGCGGTGGACCTACGCCGAACTCGACGAGCGGTGCGACCGGCTCGCGGCGGGCCTGCTCACCCGCACCTCCCTGCGGCCCGGTGACGCGGTCATGTTCTCGATGGGGAATGTCGCCGAGACCGTGGTGGCCTACTGCGGTGCGCTGCGGGCGGGCCTGGTGCCGGTGTGCACGCTGCCCCAGCACCGCGAGCGCGAGATCGGCCTGCTGGCGGCGCACACCGGTGCGCGGGGCCACTTCGTGCAGGCCGACCACCGCGGCCACGACCTGACCGCGTTAGGCGTCCGGGTCGCGGCGGCCGGCGGCACCCTGACCGAGCTGATCGTGGCCCGCGGACCGGTACCGGACGGAGCGGTCGGCTTCGACTCGCTGCTCGCGGCCGGCGCGGGGGACAGCGCGCGGGCGCTGCCGGCGGAGACCGACATCGACCTGCTGTCGGTGGCCGCGTTCCAGCTGTCCGGCGGGACGACGGGCCTGCCGAAGGTCGCGCCGCGACTGCACGAGGAGTACGCCTACAACTCACGCCAGTGGGCGGACCGGCTGGGCTGGAAGCCCGGGACGGTCGTGCTCTACCCGCTGCCGGTGATGCACAACGCGGGGATCGCGCTGGCCGTGCAGCCCGCCTGGTTCAGCGGCGCCACGCTCGTCCTGGCCGCGGACGCGAACCCGGCGACCATCCTCGACGCGATCGAGGCGGAACGCCCCGACGTCCTGCCGCTCGTCCCCCCGGCCGTGGCGATCCGCCTGCTGGACGAGCCCCGCTCCCGCGAGGTGGATCTGAGCTGCGTCACGGACTTCATCGTCGGCGGCCAGCGGCTCGCGGTCGAGGTCGCCCGCCGGCTGGAGACCGAGCTGGGAATCCGGTGCCGGCAGATGTTCGGCATGGCCGAGGGCCTGTTCACCCTCACCCCGCCCCAGGCGCCGGACGCGGTCCGGCTGCACACCGTAGGAGCGCCCATCTCCCCGGCCGACGAGATCCGCGTCTACGGCATCGGGTCCGAGACCGAGGTGCCCGACGGCGCCGAGGGCGAGCTGTGCGCCCGCGGCCCGTACACCATCCGCGGCTACTACCGCGCGGCCGGGCACAATGCCGCCGCCTTCACCGCCGACGGCTTCTACCGGACCGGCGACCTCGCCCGGCGCCACATCGTCGACGGCGCCGCCTACTACTCGATCGACGGCCGCATCAAGGACGTCATCAACCGCGGGGCTGAGAAGGTGCACGCCGAGGAGGTCGAGGAGTTGGTCGTCGCGCATCCCGACGTGCGGAACGCGGCCCTGGTCGCCATGCCGGACCCGGTCCTGGGCGAGCGGGTCTGCGCGTACCTCGTCCAGGAGCCCGGCAGCACGCCGCTGACCGTCGCCGCCCTCGCCGCGCACCTGCTCGCCCAGGGGCTGGCGAAGTACAAGCTGCCCGAGCGCGTCGAGGTCGTCGGCGGCTTCCCGCTGAGCAACGTCGGCAAGGTGTCGAAGAAGCACCTCCGCGAGGACATCACCGCCAAGCTCGCCGCAGAGGGGACCGCATCATGA